The segment GCCGAACGCTTAAGCCGGCCAGCAATAGCAACGAGATCGTCGCGGTAGCCGGTTCCGGGACGGCTGACAGTTGCATGCCAACTTGCAAGCCTTCGATCCCGATTGTGCTAACCGACTCGTCGAATCCGGCAAGGTAGTTGAAACTAACCTGTGTCGCGCCGGCGCTGCTGTACGCCCAATGCCGAGAGTGGTCTGATCCGGGAATTCCGTTTGTGATACTTCCACCGGCAAACAGGATGTCGTCACCGTCAACGAAGCTGGCTCCATCGGTATAGTTGGTGATCAGATTGTTCTCATCGAAGATCGATCCAACTCCGTCTGAAGTAACGCTTGTGAAGTCAGGGTTTGCGATTGTGGTGCCCACGGTAAAGATCGAGATTCCGTCGACTGTCCAACCGGCGTTCGGTGTTACGGAGATCTGCCAGAATCCGGACGCAGTATCGTCGCCTGCGAATGAACCAGTCGAATCTGGATAGATGCCAAATCCATCTGCGCTTGGCCCCCAGCTGGATCCACTGTTGAAAGTGTTGGTGCCCGCTCCGTACGTTACCGAAGCAGAAAACTG is part of the Mariniblastus fucicola genome and harbors:
- a CDS encoding PEP-CTERM sorting domain-containing protein (PEP-CTERM proteins occur, often in large numbers, in the proteomes of bacteria that also encode an exosortase, a predicted intramembrane cysteine proteinase. The presence of a PEP-CTERM domain at a protein's C-terminus predicts cleavage within the sorting domain, followed by covalent anchoring to some some component of the (usually Gram-negative) cell surface. Many PEP-CTERM proteins exhibit an unusual sequence composition that includes large numbers of potential glycosylation sites. Expression of one such protein has been shown restore the ability of a bacterium to form floc, a type of biofilm.); this encodes MIKPRFSLRPLLFALALSIVLPQTSRADIDFSSSIFEGTIVTQDDAAGYAVTADILESGSVVGQFSASVTYGAGTNTFNSGSSWGPSADGFGIYPDSTGSFAGDDTASGFWQISVTPNAGWTVDGISIFTVGTTIANPDFTSVTSDGVGSIFDENNLITNYTDGASFVDGDDILFAGGSITNGIPGSDHSRHWAYSSAGATQVSFNYLAGFDESVSTIGIEGLQVGMQLSAVPEPATATISLLLLAGLSVRRRRK